Proteins found in one Uloborus diversus isolate 005 unplaced genomic scaffold, Udiv.v.3.1 scaffold_146, whole genome shotgun sequence genomic segment:
- the LOC129232988 gene encoding uncharacterized protein LOC129232988 — MASASRSNDLDLTGLLLSDLKAEDLDEIRLPSLRTRLKSYVWTDAVAKDVPSPHSPDISLSDIIRMGDCMIIMLARGPTDRLGELVAALALQIRDHKLRRMFPQDQFEARILEGDVIGQTVSVEVLQEIEMFVAEHHKISDIFKKGEEGNRPQFFLDLRCAEDFFLRYPHLNKPDWDDTLRFFSHFESVSDEVKAAFYCFVAAMLVRCCVKSPETVKRNLEKTEESFRFLVSHRIQGLILPTPMTKSLKMLGLYFKPGGKFLRQVLKVFLLHRYYSKTIHPAACEILNFTLLEHCKYNGMQMIALTEMTSDIEGDSLSSFHKYFHNDATNKSWAKICTYFETYLDANNPAYPGYLAPWSRLFHNEFWSNLHIKHHSALGRILLAACECQNPTIWHMKKPQIDPYFKKRARERVEEYRKGKERTK, encoded by the coding sequence ATGGCGTCCGCCAGCAGGAGCAATGATTTAGATTTGACAGGTTTACTTCTGTCTGATCTCAAAGCTGAAGATTTAGATGAAATCAGGCTCCCGAGCCTACGTACCCGTCTCAAATCATATGTCTGGACTGACGCTGTGGCAAAAGATGTGCCTTCTCCTCACAGTCCTGACATTTCATTGTCAGATATCATCCGCATGGGAGATTGCATGATCATTATGTTAGCCAGGGGTCCCACCGACCGACTTGGTGAACTTGTAGCAGCATTGGCTCTACAAATCCGGGATCACAAACTTCGCAGGATGTTTCCCCAGGATCAATTCGAGGCAAGAATTTTAGAAGGGGACGTCATTGGCCAGACTGTTTCAGTCGAAGTGCTCCAAGAAATTGAAATGTTTGTTGCAGAACAtcataaaatttcagatattttcaaaaaaggggAGGAGGGTAATAGACCTCAATTCTTCCTGGATCTGAGATGTGCTGAAGACTTCTTCCTTCGATACCCGCACCTTAATAAGCCTGACTGGGATGATACTCTCAGATTTTTCAGTCACTTTGAGAGCGTAAGTGACGAAGTCAAAGCTGCTTTTTATTGCTTCGTTGCAGCAATGTTGGTTAGATGCTGCGTCAAAAGCCCGGAAACAGTCAAAAGAAACCTTGAAAAAACTGAGGAGAGTTTCAGGTTTTTGGTCAGCCACAGAATTCAGGGTCTTATCCTGCCAACCCCAATGACTAAATCTCTGAAGATGCTAGGGTTGTACTTTAAGCCCGGAGGAAAATTCCTTCGGCAAGTCTTGAAGGTGTTTCTACTTCATAGGTACTACAGCAAAACCATACACCCTGCAGCTTGTGAAATACTCAACTTCACTCTCCTCGAGCACTGTAAGTACAACGGTATGCAGATGATTGCTCTCACAGAAATGACTTCCGATATAGAAGGGGATAGCCTCAGTAGCTTTCATAAGTATTTTCATAATGATGCGACCAACAAAAGTTGGGCGAAAATCTGCACTTACTTTGAAACATACTTGGATGCTAATAATCCTGCCTATCCCGGGTACTTGGCACCCTGGAGCAGGCTGTTCCATAATGAATTCTGGTCCAACTTGCACATTAAACACCACTCTGCGCTTGGGCGCATACTTTTGGCCGCCTGTGAGTGCCAAAACCCAACTATTTGGCATATGAAAAAACCTCAAATTGATCCATACTTTAAGAAACGTGCCCGAGAACGTGTTGAAGAGTACAGGAAAGGCAAGGAGAGAACGAAATGA
- the LOC129232989 gene encoding bis(5'-nucleosyl)-tetraphosphatase PrpE [asymmetrical]-like encodes MIGPFDLTYISCVLLTWYTPQNTPSPESAEGVLYPLPENLHVTLDAKYVESFDEIFIIGDVHGCYDELLMLIQKVDVPGRNILKILAGDLVVKGPKNIELLDLVKDSNSIIAVRGNNEEKVLKEYFRMQNGDYELKKSDEWIRDLTPDHIRYLTELPYTISLPSVNAVVVHAGLLPGVQVEANDIHAMVNMRNIKINFQEGSFKALDNVCEGEAWASLWCGPQHVFFGHDSRRMLQIERAATGLDTGCVYGKNLTGIFVSGPRKSQFRQVAALKEYRVQKPKFCKK; translated from the coding sequence ATGATAGGCCCGTTTGATTTGACGTACATCTCTTGTGTCCTTCTCACGTGGTACACACCACAGAATACCCCTTCTCCAGAATCTGCAGAGGGAGTTCTGTACCCTCTACCAGAAAATTTACACGTCACACTTGACGCCAAGTACGTGGAATCCTTCGACGAAATCTTCATCATTGGAGATGTGCACGGCTGCTACGACGAGCTCTTGATGCTGATCCAAAAAGTTGACGTACCCGGAAGGAACATTCTGAAGATTCTAGCAGGCGATCTTGTCGTGAAAGGACCGAAGAACATCGAACTCCTGGACCTGGTCAAAGATTCAAATTCCATCATAGCTGTCAGAGGAAACAACGAGGAGAAAGTTCTGAAAGAATATTTTCGAATGCAAAATGGCGACTACGAATTGAAGAAGAGCGACGAGTGGATCAGGGATCTAACCCCAGACCACATACGGTACCTAACAGAGTTGCCTTACACAATCTCCTTACCTTCAGTGAATGCTGTTGTAGTTCATGCTGGTCTTCTCCCCGGAGTTCAAGTGGAAGCCAACGATATCCATGCCATGGTCAATATGAGGAACATCAAGATCAACTTCCAGGAGGGAAGCTTCAAAGCACTGGATAATGTATGCGAAGGTGAAGCATGGGCGTCTTTGTGGTGTGGTCCTCAACATGTTTTCTTCGGGCACGATTCCAGGCGCATGCTTCAAATTGAGAGGGCAGCTACTGGTCTTGACACCGGTTGCGTGTATGGGAAGAATTTGACGGGTATTTTCGTCAGTGGGCCTCGTAAAAGTCAATTCAGACAAGTAGCAGCTTTAAAAGAATACCGCGTTCAGAAgcctaaattttgtaaaaaatag